A genomic window from Acidobacteriota bacterium includes:
- the rplQ gene encoding 50S ribosomal protein L17 — protein sequence MRHLVAHRKLGRTSSHRKALLRNLCASLVEHERIITTLPKAKELRPFAEQVITLGRKARKAREAGKPETALHLARQAANAFFPGNSNWDSKQHDPNAERTAGVAAVRKVTGELAERFAERPGGYTRILKLGKRKGDGAELALIEFVDAKVKTPVEEKK from the coding sequence ATGAGACACTTGGTAGCACATCGTAAATTGGGCCGCACCTCGTCGCATCGCAAGGCGCTGTTGCGCAACCTTTGCGCCTCGCTGGTCGAGCACGAACGCATCATCACCACGCTGCCCAAAGCGAAGGAATTGCGTCCGTTCGCCGAACAGGTCATCACGCTGGGCCGCAAAGCTCGCAAAGCGCGTGAGGCAGGTAAACCGGAAACCGCGCTGCATTTGGCGCGCCAGGCGGCGAATGCCTTCTTCCCCGGCAACTCGAATTGGGATAGTAAACAGCATGATCCGAATGCTGAACGCACTGCCGGTGTCGCGGCTGTGCGCAAGGTAACCGGCGAACTAGCGGAACGCTTTGCCGAACGTCCTGGCGGTTACACGCGCATTCTCAAACTCGGCAAACGCAAAGGCGATGGCGCGGAACTCGCGCTCATCGAATTTGTGGATGCCAAGGTGAAGACGCCCGTCGAAGAGAAGAAGTAA